Proteins encoded in a region of the Methanobrevibacter millerae genome:
- a CDS encoding HesA/MoeB/ThiF family protein encodes MPTRYIGDGYWEIASRQMSIVTRSEQQRFKDAKISVIGCGGIGGQSIEMLARMGIGELIVVDEDAFDISNLNRQTLANLSEVGLDKSAVAAEKVRLINPYVKITSYSEHVDETNIDKIISDSDIVIDALDNVLTRVIVSRKAKEKGIPYIHGAIHGTLGQLTTFLPDGERTYEEMFNLPSKGKELTPEVLDELSNVTSGVPPVIGPTPNLIGCLQGMEAFKIITGVGKVTAAPEILTFDLLNLNSFSIEEI; translated from the coding sequence ATGCCAACAAGATATATAGGTGACGGATACTGGGAAATAGCTTCACGTCAAATGAGTATTGTTACAAGAAGCGAACAGCAAAGATTCAAAGATGCTAAAATTTCTGTTATTGGCTGTGGAGGTATTGGAGGTCAAAGCATCGAAATGTTAGCGAGAATGGGTATTGGTGAACTTATTGTTGTTGATGAAGATGCATTTGACATTTCAAATCTTAACAGGCAAACATTAGCAAACTTATCTGAAGTCGGATTGGACAAAAGTGCAGTTGCAGCCGAAAAAGTTCGTTTAATAAACCCATACGTTAAGATTACAAGTTACAGTGAACATGTGGATGAAACTAATATTGATAAGATTATTTCAGATTCAGATATAGTTATTGATGCTCTGGACAATGTCTTAACAAGAGTAATCGTTTCAAGAAAAGCAAAAGAAAAAGGAATTCCATATATTCACGGCGCAATTCACGGAACATTAGGCCAATTAACAACATTTTTACCAGACGGCGAAAGAACTTATGAAGAAATGTTTAATTTGCCGTCAAAAGGAAAAGAGCTTACACCAGAAGTTTTGGATGAACTTTCAAATGTTACATCAGGAGTTCCGCCAGTCATTGGCCCAACACCAAATTTAATCGGATGCCTTCAAGGGATGGAAGCCTTTAAAATTATTACAGGAGTGGGGAAAGTTACTGCTGCACCGGAAATATTAACTTTTGACCTGTTGAATCTTAATTCATTTTCAATAGAAGAAATTTAA
- the glnA gene encoding type I glutamate--ammonia ligase, with translation MSDISEEKIQLITEQMKEDNIKFIRLQFVDINGTVKNIVIPFNGEDMAELFNEGMLFDGSSIAGFVGINDSDLVLKPDIDTYSRLSWRPEESATCRFICDVWTPEKKPFAGDPRGVLKKSLSHIAEMGLKYNIGPEPEFFIVDIDENGYPMPYDQAGYFDVEPLDKGPDFRRELTLNLEELDFEVEASHHEVAPGQNEIAFKFKDALKTADAVITFKQAIKAIVDNMATFDQMDYRVTFMPKPFFGVSGSGMHCHQSVFKGDRNLFSDPNSETGLSKDAMHFMGGLLKHAPAITAITNPIVNSYKRLVPGYEAPVYRAYGFKNRSTLIRIPAARGKATRIEYRAPDPACNPYLAFAVMLEAGVDGIVNKIDPGEPTEINIYELNEEERESMGIKVLPTSLWEAYHSLEEDPLILNALGSHVSEKFLELKYKEWDEYRVQVFGYEQRKYLDI, from the coding sequence ATGAGTGACATCAGTGAAGAAAAAATCCAACTAATAACAGAACAAATGAAAGAGGACAACATCAAATTTATTCGTTTACAATTCGTAGATATCAATGGAACAGTTAAAAATATTGTTATTCCATTTAATGGAGAAGATATGGCCGAATTATTCAATGAAGGAATGTTATTTGATGGTTCATCTATTGCCGGATTTGTAGGAATAAATGATAGTGATTTAGTCTTAAAACCAGATATTGATACATATTCAAGATTATCCTGGAGGCCTGAAGAATCCGCAACATGCAGATTTATCTGTGACGTATGGACTCCTGAGAAAAAACCGTTTGCAGGAGACCCTAGAGGAGTGCTTAAAAAATCATTATCCCATATTGCTGAAATGGGTTTAAAATACAACATAGGACCTGAACCAGAATTTTTCATTGTAGACATTGATGAAAACGGATATCCGATGCCATACGACCAAGCAGGATACTTTGATGTTGAGCCTTTAGACAAAGGACCTGACTTCAGAAGAGAGTTAACATTGAATTTGGAAGAGCTGGATTTTGAAGTTGAAGCATCCCACCACGAGGTAGCACCTGGTCAAAACGAAATTGCTTTCAAATTCAAAGACGCTTTGAAAACAGCAGATGCTGTAATTACATTCAAACAAGCAATAAAAGCTATCGTAGATAATATGGCTACATTTGACCAGATGGATTACAGAGTAACATTCATGCCTAAACCATTCTTTGGAGTGAGCGGTAGTGGAATGCACTGTCACCAATCCGTATTCAAAGGAGACAGAAACTTATTTTCAGACCCTAATTCAGAAACAGGCCTTTCAAAAGATGCAATGCATTTTATGGGAGGATTACTGAAACATGCCCCAGCAATTACTGCAATCACCAACCCAATCGTAAACTCATACAAACGTCTGGTACCTGGTTATGAAGCACCAGTATACAGAGCATATGGTTTTAAAAATAGATCAACATTAATAAGAATTCCTGCAGCTCGTGGAAAAGCTACACGTATTGAATACAGAGCTCCAGACCCAGCATGTAACCCATACCTCGCATTTGCAGTAATGCTAGAAGCAGGAGTGGACGGAATCGTTAATAAAATTGACCCTGGAGAACCTACTGAAATCAACATTTATGAATTAAATGAAGAGGAAAGAGAATCAATGGGAATTAAAGTATTGCCAACTAGTTTATGGGAAGCATACCATTCCCTTGAAGAAGACCCACTCATATTAAATGCTTTAGGAAGCCATGTAAGTGAAAAATTCCTAGAACTCAAATATAAAGAATGGGACGAATACAGAGTACAGGTATTCGGATATGAACAAAGAAAATATTTAGATATTTAA
- the hacA gene encoding homoaconitase large subunit, producing the protein MNITEKILSKKAGHEVTPGEIIEIPVDLAMSHDGTSPPAIKTFEKVADKVWNPEKIAIIFDHNVPANTIGSAEFQKVCREFIKKQKISKNYIHGEGICHQVVPEMGLVEPGKVIVGADSHTCTYGAFGAFSTGMGATDLAMVWATGKTWFMVPQAIKMEVTGELNPYIAPKDIILNIIGEIGIAGATYKTAEFCGDIIENMGVEGRATMCNMAIEMGAKNGIMEPNKEVIDYICKRTSKKESELNIVKSDKDAVYEKEMHFDVTDMEPQIACPNDVDNVCDISKIEGTAIDQCLIGSCTNGRLSDLKDAYEILKDQKINDNIRLLILPASREIYKQAMNLGYIEAFIDAGAIICNPGCGPCLGGHMGVLSEGEVCISTTNRNFKGRMGDPKSSVYLSNSKVVAASAIEGVITNPKDLM; encoded by the coding sequence ATGAATATTACTGAAAAAATCTTATCAAAAAAAGCTGGTCATGAAGTAACCCCAGGCGAAATAATAGAAATTCCAGTTGACCTCGCAATGTCTCATGACGGAACTTCACCGCCAGCAATAAAAACCTTTGAAAAAGTGGCAGATAAGGTATGGAATCCAGAAAAAATTGCAATAATTTTTGACCACAATGTTCCGGCAAATACAATTGGATCTGCAGAATTTCAAAAGGTCTGCCGAGAATTCATAAAAAAGCAGAAAATAAGTAAAAATTATATTCACGGAGAAGGAATATGCCACCAGGTAGTTCCGGAAATGGGATTGGTTGAACCTGGAAAAGTAATAGTTGGTGCTGATTCACATACTTGTACATATGGTGCTTTTGGAGCATTTTCCACAGGTATGGGTGCAACAGATTTAGCAATGGTCTGGGCTACTGGAAAAACATGGTTCATGGTTCCACAAGCCATTAAAATGGAAGTTACTGGAGAATTGAATCCTTACATTGCACCTAAAGATATAATTTTAAACATTATTGGTGAAATAGGAATTGCTGGTGCAACATATAAAACTGCAGAGTTTTGTGGCGACATCATTGAAAACATGGGTGTTGAAGGAAGAGCAACCATGTGTAATATGGCAATTGAAATGGGTGCAAAAAACGGAATAATGGAACCGAATAAAGAAGTGATTGATTACATATGCAAAAGAACTTCTAAAAAAGAAAGTGAACTCAATATCGTGAAATCAGACAAAGATGCTGTTTATGAAAAAGAAATGCATTTTGATGTGACTGACATGGAACCTCAAATCGCATGTCCAAATGATGTAGATAATGTATGCGACATTTCCAAAATTGAGGGAACAGCAATAGACCAATGTTTAATCGGTTCATGTACAAACGGCAGATTATCCGATTTGAAAGATGCATATGAAATCTTGAAAGACCAAAAAATTAACGATAATATTAGATTATTAATATTGCCAGCATCACGTGAAATATACAAACAAGCAATGAACCTAGGATATATTGAAGCATTTATTGATGCTGGAGCTATAATTTGTAATCCCGGATGTGGACCATGTCTTGGAGGACATATGGGAGTATTATCCGAAGGTGAAGTTTGTATATCCACAACAAATAGGAATTTCAAAGGAAGAATGGGGGATCCAAAATCTTCAGTCTACCTTTCAAATTCAAAAGTTGTAGCTGCTTCTGCAATTGAAGGAGTTATAACAAATCCAAAAGATTTGATGTGA
- the cyaB gene encoding class IV adenylate cyclase gives MIEVEVKAKIKNFKDMEKKLENLGATKTKKEFQEDIYFNSPIVDFANTDEALRIRTTKENNDENIFITYKGPKIDSKSKTREEIEIGIEDSEKCSKIFQHLGFTKVRAVKKDRQYYSYKNFEISLDDIEGLDPYMEIEIALEDGNNHTEAQNKIFDLFSKLGVNDGFERTSYLELLEKLY, from the coding sequence ATGATAGAAGTTGAAGTTAAAGCAAAAATTAAAAATTTTAAAGATATGGAAAAAAAGTTGGAAAATCTTGGAGCTACAAAAACTAAAAAAGAATTTCAAGAAGATATCTATTTTAACAGTCCAATAGTGGATTTTGCAAATACCGATGAAGCCTTAAGAATAAGAACAACTAAAGAAAATAACGATGAAAATATATTCATAACATATAAAGGACCAAAAATAGATTCCAAAAGCAAAACACGTGAAGAAATTGAAATTGGAATAGAAGATAGTGAAAAGTGCAGCAAGATTTTTCAACATTTGGGATTTACAAAGGTAAGGGCAGTCAAAAAAGACAGACAATACTATTCATACAAAAACTTTGAGATAAGTTTAGATGACATTGAAGGTTTGGACCCGTATATGGAAATAGAAATTGCTCTTGAAGATGGAAATAACCATACAGAAGCTCAAAATAAAATTTTTGATTTATTTTCAAAATTGGGAGTTAATGATGGATTTGAAAGAACATCCTATCTGGAACTTTTAGAAAAATTATATTAA
- the fen gene encoding flap endonuclease-1, with protein sequence MGVKLKDIIEPKKIDFKDLEGRAVSIDAFNTLYQFLSTIRQRDGQPLCDENGNITSHLSGILYRNSSMVEKGIKPIYVFDGKAPELKSDTQTKRREIRDEAEKIYKEALKSGDTEKARKYAMRSSKLSPEIIESSKRLLTLMGIPYVEAKGEGEAQAAYLVEKGDAYAVASQDYDCLLFGAKRVVRNLAVNSNLGNLEYYELRHVLHELNITREELIEMGILIGTDFCDGLKGVGAKTALKLAKKDQLQEKLDELQKESSHDLNEVKDIFLNHNVNTDYKIKWNKPDKEGLVEFLCYEHGFSESRVVKASDKLKNLSSSQGSLDAWF encoded by the coding sequence ATGGGTGTAAAACTTAAAGATATAATCGAACCTAAAAAAATAGACTTCAAAGACCTTGAAGGCAGAGCCGTTTCCATAGATGCATTCAATACACTATATCAATTTTTATCAACGATAAGGCAAAGGGACGGGCAGCCATTATGCGATGAAAATGGAAATATAACCTCCCATTTAAGTGGAATTCTATATAGAAATTCATCAATGGTTGAAAAGGGAATAAAGCCAATTTATGTTTTTGATGGAAAAGCACCTGAACTTAAAAGTGACACCCAAACCAAAAGAAGAGAAATAAGGGATGAAGCTGAAAAAATTTATAAAGAAGCCCTAAAAAGTGGAGACACAGAAAAGGCACGAAAATATGCAATGAGATCTTCAAAATTATCCCCAGAAATTATTGAATCATCCAAAAGATTATTGACTTTAATGGGAATACCATATGTTGAAGCAAAAGGGGAAGGAGAAGCCCAAGCAGCATATCTTGTTGAAAAAGGTGATGCGTATGCTGTAGCTTCACAAGATTATGACTGTTTATTATTCGGAGCAAAAAGAGTTGTAAGAAATCTTGCAGTTAATTCAAACTTGGGAAATCTGGAATACTATGAGTTAAGACATGTATTGCACGAATTGAATATTACTCGTGAAGAGTTAATTGAAATGGGAATACTGATTGGAACCGATTTCTGTGATGGCCTAAAAGGAGTAGGTGCTAAAACTGCACTGAAGTTAGCTAAAAAAGATCAACTTCAGGAAAAACTAGATGAACTTCAAAAAGAAAGTTCACATGATTTGAATGAAGTAAAAGACATATTTTTAAACCATAATGTAAATACTGACTATAAAATCAAATGGAACAAGCCAGATAAAGAAGGACTTGTTGAATTTTTATGTTATGAACATGGATTTTCGGAAAGCCGTGTTGTAAAAGCTTCAGATAAGCTTAAAAATTTAAGTTCATCACAGGGAAGCCTTGACGCATGGTTTTAA
- a CDS encoding aldo/keto reductase translates to MLYNELGKSGLKVSRLGFGTMRLPTVNSNADIDEVEATKMLKYGIENGINLIDTAYPYHSKELDGNGNSEKFIGKFLKENSYRDEIILSTKSPSWLMEEKSDFDKYLDIQLEKLQTDYIDIYLLHSLTEPDWFKVKDLDVLDFLDDCLSSGKVKHVGFSSHIEVDYLIEILDEYPKWEVVLTQMNYLDEYYQSGIMGLDYLKQINVGSMIMEPLRGGRLVNNIPAEVQKLWDMAEVKRTPVEWALQYLWNRDDADCVLSGMTSLEQVKDNIRIASTEDIISENDQELIREVARTYRTFLGNRCTRCGYCMPCPHGVDIINCLTEYNIAHMMNDPKASAMQYFSLIDDDSRADSCIDCKECIPFCTQMLDIPKELQKVYEYFGSEFDHF, encoded by the coding sequence ATGTTATATAATGAACTTGGAAAAAGCGGACTTAAAGTTTCAAGATTAGGTTTTGGAACTATGAGACTGCCGACAGTAAACTCCAATGCAGACATTGATGAAGTTGAAGCTACTAAAATGCTCAAATATGGAATAGAAAATGGAATCAACTTAATTGACACCGCATATCCTTACCACAGTAAGGAGCTGGACGGTAACGGTAACAGTGAAAAATTCATTGGTAAATTTTTAAAGGAAAACAGTTATAGGGATGAAATAATACTTTCCACAAAGTCTCCATCATGGCTGATGGAAGAAAAATCTGATTTTGATAAATATCTTGACATACAACTGGAAAAATTACAGACGGATTATATTGATATATACCTGCTTCATTCCTTGACTGAACCAGATTGGTTTAAGGTTAAAGATTTGGATGTTTTAGACTTTTTAGATGACTGTCTCAGCAGCGGTAAGGTAAAGCATGTAGGGTTCTCATCCCATATTGAAGTAGATTACCTAATTGAAATTTTAGACGAATATCCCAAATGGGAAGTTGTCCTAACCCAAATGAACTATCTGGATGAATATTACCAATCAGGAATTATGGGACTTGACTATCTAAAACAGATAAATGTTGGAAGCATGATTATGGAACCTCTTCGTGGAGGAAGACTGGTCAATAATATCCCGGCAGAAGTTCAAAAATTATGGGATATGGCAGAAGTTAAAAGAACCCCTGTAGAATGGGCTTTGCAATACTTATGGAACAGGGACGATGCTGATTGTGTTTTAAGTGGTATGACTAGCTTGGAGCAAGTTAAAGACAATATCAGAATTGCTTCAACAGAAGACATCATCAGTGAAAACGATCAGGAATTAATAAGAGAAGTTGCAAGAACATACAGGACATTTTTAGGAAACAGATGTACAAGATGCGGATACTGTATGCCTTGTCCACATGGTGTTGATATCATAAACTGCTTAACCGAATACAATATTGCACATATGATGAATGATCCAAAGGCCAGTGCAATGCAGTATTTCTCATTGATTGATGATGATTCAAGAGCAGACAGCTGCATTGACTGTAAGGAGTGTATTCCATTTTGTACTCAAATGTTAGATATTCCAAAAGAACTGCAAAAGGTATATGAGTACTTCGGCAGTGAATTTGATCATTTTTAA
- a CDS encoding homocitrate synthase family protein translates to MQYFISHYNKECEITFPEDFIIYDTTLRDGEQTPGVCFSFEEKLEIARKLDQFKINQIEAGFPIVSERERESVTAIAKEGLDADILALTRTKPEDIDAALDCDVDGIITFVGTSDIHLDHKMHITRQDAINLCETAVDYAKDHGLYVAFSAEDATRTDIEFLKRIYSKAQECGADRVHIADTTGAITPQGIDYLVRELVKDLNINIALHCHNDFGLAVINSITGVLAGAKGISTTVNGIGERAGNASLEELIMALKILYGKDLGFKTKYITELSNIVSQASGLPIPYNKPVVGNNVFRHESGIHVDAVIEEPLCYEPYVPELVGQKRQLVLGKHSGCRAVRAKLNECELDVSDEQLIEIVRQVKKSREEGKYINDQVFKDIVKKTSKKE, encoded by the coding sequence TTGCAATATTTTATAAGTCATTACAATAAAGAATGTGAAATAACTTTCCCAGAAGATTTTATAATTTATGATACTACTCTAAGAGATGGAGAACAGACCCCCGGTGTTTGTTTCAGTTTTGAAGAAAAATTAGAAATTGCCCGTAAACTTGACCAATTTAAAATCAACCAAATTGAAGCAGGTTTTCCAATAGTTTCTGAAAGAGAAAGAGAAAGCGTAACTGCAATAGCAAAAGAAGGTTTGGATGCAGATATTCTAGCATTGACCAGAACAAAGCCAGAAGACATAGATGCTGCTCTAGACTGTGATGTAGATGGTATCATTACTTTTGTTGGAACTTCAGACATACATCTAGACCACAAAATGCACATTACACGCCAAGATGCAATCAATTTATGTGAAACTGCAGTTGATTATGCAAAAGACCACGGTTTATATGTTGCATTTTCAGCAGAAGACGCAACAAGAACAGATATTGAATTCTTGAAAAGAATCTATTCAAAAGCCCAGGAATGCGGTGCAGACAGAGTTCATATTGCTGATACCACAGGTGCTATCACCCCACAGGGAATTGATTACTTGGTCAGAGAACTTGTAAAAGATTTAAACATTAATATTGCTCTTCACTGCCACAATGATTTTGGTTTAGCGGTCATTAACTCAATTACCGGAGTGTTGGCTGGAGCAAAAGGTATCTCAACCACAGTCAATGGAATTGGTGAAAGAGCAGGAAATGCTTCACTTGAAGAGTTAATTATGGCTTTAAAAATATTATATGGAAAAGATTTGGGATTCAAAACCAAATACATTACCGAATTATCAAATATCGTATCTCAGGCAAGCGGATTACCAATTCCATACAACAAACCAGTTGTGGGAAACAATGTATTCAGACATGAATCCGGAATTCATGTTGATGCAGTAATTGAAGAGCCTTTATGCTATGAACCATATGTACCTGAATTGGTTGGCCAGAAAAGACAACTTGTTTTAGGAAAGCATTCAGGATGCAGAGCTGTTAGGGCTAAATTAAATGAATGTGAACTTGATGTTAGTGATGAACAACTTATTGAAATTGTAAGACAAGTTAAAAAATCCAGAGAAGAAGGAAAATACATCAACGATCAGGTGTTCAAGGACATAGTTAAAAAAACCAGCAAAAAAGAATAG
- a CDS encoding chorismate lyase yields MPMNKNEANKRLIEKINTVEDSYPKNFSNTQKILLTTDGSITAILDVLYGKITLSTLEQHFEDATEETAKLINAEAGDLINFREVIMHKDDENLIYAISYIPLKRLTDEICSDLVRADIPIGRILKNYNIESRREINNIYIEKPNKTLQELFNTTEDMLARDYAIIHKNEILMWIKEVFPVSKFTNI; encoded by the coding sequence ATGCCAATGAATAAAAATGAAGCCAATAAGAGACTTATTGAAAAAATAAATACTGTTGAAGATTCATATCCAAAAAACTTTTCAAACACACAAAAAATACTATTGACAACCGATGGTTCAATAACAGCAATATTAGATGTATTATATGGAAAAATTACACTATCAACACTTGAACAACATTTTGAAGATGCAACAGAAGAAACTGCAAAATTAATTAATGCAGAAGCTGGGGATTTGATTAATTTTAGGGAAGTTATAATGCATAAAGATGATGAAAATCTAATCTATGCAATATCTTATATCCCACTAAAAAGATTGACTGATGAAATATGCTCTGACCTTGTTAGAGCAGATATACCAATCGGTAGAATTCTTAAAAATTACAATATCGAATCAAGAAGAGAAATTAACAACATATATATTGAAAAACCAAATAAAACACTACAGGAACTATTTAATACAACAGAAGATATGCTAGCAAGAGACTATGCAATCATACATAAAAATGAAATATTAATGTGGATTAAAGAAGTGTTCCCAGTAAGCAAATTTACTAACATATAG
- a CDS encoding DUF2119 domain-containing protein, producing MSFFKYIDNGKGPTKLFLGGVHGNEGKTSIKFIKKLKQEDLSSGQFYFYNFDKTKYMSTIKKEYYESDLGQRILKLINYFEPDFYTELHCFDLSHYDKLTSMDRYKRTGVPPLIPAGNHVLVSSVSPLIRMTYFSTDTVCKTLEFPCIEKLTPEIMKKYDFDMDLAIERYMDLLRLITKCETRMDFEYAMMKKYKTQVKLAMNYAKKVFGEDFPPY from the coding sequence ATGTCTTTTTTTAAATATATTGATAATGGTAAAGGTCCCACTAAACTTTTTTTAGGTGGAGTACATGGAAACGAGGGAAAAACCTCTATAAAATTTATTAAAAAACTCAAACAAGAAGATTTGTCCTCTGGTCAGTTTTATTTTTATAATTTTGATAAAACAAAGTATATGTCCACAATTAAAAAGGAATATTATGAATCGGATTTGGGTCAAAGGATTTTAAAGTTAATTAACTATTTTGAGCCGGATTTTTATACAGAACTTCATTGCTTTGATTTAAGCCATTATGATAAATTGACATCAATGGATCGCTATAAACGAACTGGTGTTCCTCCATTGATTCCTGCGGGAAATCATGTTTTGGTATCATCTGTTTCACCATTGATTAGAATGACTTATTTTTCAACAGATACCGTTTGCAAAACTTTGGAGTTTCCATGCATTGAAAAGTTGACTCCTGAAATAATGAAAAAATACGATTTTGATATGGATTTGGCAATCGAGAGATATATGGATTTGCTTAGGCTAATTACTAAGTGTGAAACTAGGATGGACTTTGAATATGCAATGATGAAAAAGTATAAAACTCAAGTTAAGTTGGCTATGAATTATGCAAAAAAAGTATTTGGGGAGGATTTTCCTCCTTATTAA
- a CDS encoding adenosylhomocysteinase → MSKVKDMSLAPEGVRKIEWVQKHMPVLEHIKEEYLETQPFKGITIGSCLHLEPKTINLGLTLMAGGAEVAMTGCNPLSTHDDAVAGAADLGLNVYGWREQDDEEYYQTINMVLDHKPDIIIDDGADMIMVLHNERTELLSHIKGACEETTTGVHRLQAMHADGALKFPVIAVNDAYTKYLFDNRYGTGQSSFDAIMGTTNMVIAGKTVVVCGYGWCGRGLALRAAGLGADVIVTEVDPIRALEARMDGYRVMTIREAVKQADLIITVTGNADIICGDDFKYMKDGCMLANSGHFNVEINRPDLEAISTEVKEVRESIEEFTTKDGRKIYLLADGRLVNLSAARGQGHPAEIMDMSFAVQALSAKHILENDLPVGVTKAPDEIDYNVASLKLQAMGIEIDSLTDKQKAYMANWQEGT, encoded by the coding sequence ATGAGTAAAGTTAAGGATATGTCTCTTGCACCAGAGGGTGTCAGAAAAATTGAATGGGTTCAAAAACACATGCCTGTTTTAGAACACATTAAAGAAGAATATTTAGAAACTCAACCTTTCAAAGGAATTACTATTGGATCATGTTTACATTTAGAACCTAAAACAATTAATTTAGGTTTAACTTTAATGGCTGGTGGAGCTGAAGTCGCAATGACTGGATGCAACCCATTATCCACTCATGATGATGCTGTGGCTGGAGCTGCAGATTTAGGTTTAAACGTTTATGGTTGGAGAGAACAAGACGACGAAGAATATTACCAAACCATTAATATGGTACTTGATCACAAACCTGACATAATCATCGATGACGGAGCAGACATGATTATGGTACTTCACAACGAAAGAACAGAATTGTTAAGCCACATTAAAGGCGCATGTGAAGAAACCACAACTGGTGTGCACAGATTACAAGCAATGCATGCAGACGGAGCATTAAAATTCCCAGTAATCGCAGTAAACGATGCATACACCAAATACTTATTCGATAACCGTTACGGAACTGGCCAATCAAGTTTTGATGCAATAATGGGAACCACCAACATGGTAATTGCAGGAAAAACCGTCGTAGTCTGCGGATACGGATGGTGTGGAAGAGGATTAGCTTTACGTGCAGCAGGTTTAGGTGCTGATGTAATCGTAACAGAAGTTGATCCAATCAGAGCATTAGAAGCAAGAATGGACGGATACAGAGTAATGACAATCCGCGAAGCAGTAAAACAAGCAGACTTAATCATAACTGTAACCGGTAATGCTGATATCATCTGCGGTGACGACTTCAAATACATGAAAGACGGATGTATGCTTGCAAACTCCGGACACTTCAACGTGGAAATCAACAGACCAGACCTCGAAGCAATCTCAACCGAAGTTAAAGAAGTAAGAGAAAGTATCGAAGAATTCACAACCAAAGACGGACGTAAAATTTATCTTTTAGCTGATGGTCGTTTAGTAAACTTATCAGCAGCACGCGGACAAGGACACCCTGCTGAAATCATGGACATGAGTTTTGCAGTACAAGCATTATCCGCAAAACACATTCTCGAAAACGATTTGCCTGTCGGTGTAACCAAAGCACCTGATGAAATTGACTACAATGTTGCAAGTTTAAAATTACAAGCAATGGGCATTGAAATCGACTCATTAACAGATAAACAAAAAGCTTACATGGCGAACTGGCAAGAAGGAACATAA
- a CDS encoding TATA-box-binding protein — MTDVDIKIENIVASASIGKDIVLTDVSQALEGVNFNREQFPGLVFKLKDPKTAALIFSSGKLVCTGAKSIDDSKLAIKKTVDLMREVDTEIPHEFEIKIQNIVASANLQSTLNLEAVALELEDTEYEPEQFPGLVYRLSDPKVVLLLFGSGKVVCTGAKTKSDAKLGVERAYDRLSELDLI; from the coding sequence TTGACCGATGTTGACATTAAAATAGAAAACATTGTAGCTTCCGCAAGCATTGGCAAGGACATTGTCCTGACTGATGTGTCCCAAGCTTTAGAAGGGGTTAATTTTAATCGTGAACAGTTTCCGGGATTAGTTTTCAAACTTAAAGATCCTAAAACCGCAGCGTTAATCTTCAGCTCTGGTAAGCTTGTTTGTACTGGAGCAAAATCTATAGATGATTCCAAATTGGCAATCAAGAAAACTGTAGATTTGATGAGGGAAGTAGATACAGAAATTCCTCACGAATTTGAAATTAAAATTCAAAATATTGTGGCATCTGCAAATTTGCAATCCACATTAAATTTAGAAGCAGTAGCTTTAGAACTTGAGGATACCGAATATGAACCTGAACAATTTCCTGGTTTAGTATACAGATTATCTGATCCTAAAGTTGTGCTATTATTGTTTGGTTCCGGTAAAGTTGTTTGTACTGGAGCAAAAACAAAAAGCGACGCTAAATTAGGCGTCGAAAGAGCTTACGATAGATTAAGTGAGCTAGATTTAATATAA